A region of Moorena producens PAL-8-15-08-1 DNA encodes the following proteins:
- the glmM gene encoding phosphoglucosamine mutase, with amino-acid sequence MVTSPVRIQGWNSAEFSSENQPINCPNVRLPWQALTLPTTPLFGTDGIRGRAGTLLSEDLALQVGFWAGLVLQEYSAVPGPVILGQDSRNSSDMLATALAKGLTTAGLEVWHLGLCPTPGVAYLCSATSAIGGVMISASHNPPEDNGIKFFSGKGTKLSQELQKHIEAGLRGFTDQGVVSKTQGKYHYRPGLVTDYAAALHCPLKGVTNLQGMKIVLDLAWGAAVRLSGQVFEQLGAQVICLHDQADGDRINVNCGSTHLEPLKAAVKEYQADLGFAFDGDADRLMAVDAQGREINGDYILYFWGQTLRAAQKLPEDLMVATVMANLGFERAWKQLGGKFLRTAVGDQHVQAKMLQTGAMLGGEQSGHIICHHYGLTGDGMLTALHIASLVHESGMTLGELVDQSFQTYPQLLRNVRVEDRERRRGWQECEAITNAIAKGEAAMGDQGRILVRASGTEPLIRVMVEAANSQLAHHWTSELVNVVERYLAN; translated from the coding sequence ATGGTTACATCCCCTGTCCGTATCCAGGGATGGAATAGTGCTGAGTTCTCATCGGAGAATCAGCCAATTAACTGCCCCAATGTTAGGTTACCTTGGCAAGCCCTAACTCTACCCACAACCCCATTATTTGGCACCGATGGCATTCGGGGACGAGCAGGAACATTGCTAAGTGAAGATTTGGCTTTACAAGTGGGTTTCTGGGCTGGTCTTGTGTTACAGGAATACTCAGCTGTGCCAGGACCGGTGATTTTGGGGCAGGATTCGCGCAATTCTAGTGATATGTTGGCCACAGCTTTAGCTAAGGGGCTGACTACAGCAGGTTTAGAGGTGTGGCACCTGGGATTATGTCCCACTCCTGGTGTTGCCTACCTGTGTAGTGCTACAAGTGCCATCGGGGGTGTGATGATTTCCGCTAGTCATAATCCTCCAGAAGACAATGGGATTAAGTTTTTTAGCGGGAAAGGCACTAAGCTATCTCAGGAGCTGCAAAAGCATATAGAAGCTGGATTGAGGGGTTTTACTGATCAGGGTGTAGTGAGTAAAACCCAAGGGAAGTATCACTATCGCCCAGGGTTGGTCACCGATTATGCCGCAGCACTTCATTGTCCTCTGAAAGGAGTGACGAATTTACAAGGGATGAAGATTGTGCTGGATTTGGCTTGGGGGGCAGCAGTGCGACTCTCAGGACAAGTGTTTGAGCAGTTGGGGGCACAAGTGATCTGTTTGCATGACCAGGCAGATGGCGATCGCATTAATGTCAATTGTGGCTCGACTCACCTCGAACCCCTCAAAGCTGCGGTAAAAGAATACCAAGCAGATCTTGGGTTTGCGTTTGATGGTGATGCAGACCGATTGATGGCAGTAGATGCCCAGGGTCGGGAGATCAATGGAGATTACATCCTCTATTTTTGGGGTCAAACCTTACGTGCTGCCCAAAAGCTACCAGAAGACCTAATGGTAGCAACGGTAATGGCAAATTTAGGATTTGAACGAGCCTGGAAGCAGTTGGGGGGTAAATTCCTACGGACAGCAGTCGGAGATCAGCATGTCCAAGCTAAAATGCTCCAAACTGGAGCTATGCTAGGGGGTGAGCAATCGGGACATATCATCTGTCACCATTATGGTTTGACTGGGGATGGCATGTTAACTGCTTTACATATAGCTTCTTTGGTGCATGAATCTGGGATGACCTTAGGGGAGTTAGTAGACCAAAGTTTCCAGACTTACCCCCAACTGCTGCGTAATGTCAGGGTAGAAGACCGAGAACGCCGACGTGGATGGCAAGAGTGTGAGGCCATCACGAATGCGATCGCAAAAGGGGAAGCAGCCATGGGAGACCAAGGTCGAATTCTGGTTCGTGCTTCTGGTACTGAACCCCTGATCCGGGTGATGGTCGAAGCCGCCAATTCTCAACTTGCTCACCACTGGACATCAGAGTTAGTTAATGTCGTTGAGCGATATTTAGCTAACTGA